In Acidicapsa ligni, a single window of DNA contains:
- a CDS encoding FUSC family protein, which translates to MATRADSGIRWASVWQLIADPAPGRLAFAARLALICTLVAIFAETYTTPEIALTVYLVFFLNKPDRMSSMALTIAITVLITLLVGLLLLLAEPVWASSAVRVLTMASISFAMLFFASASKLKPLASTIALVLAYALDVLGSVPVGELGTRGLLYAWLFVGIPALISVVVNLLIAPSPRSIAQKEIAERLRFAAKLLIESDDVAISRPARYAPIEDAETQAHLKLAGLEKTSSDEDIAALKGASDCVVIVLSAVQLMLDEPQAMPPENLKRAIEFRLLEVASIFAAGGYAAKVDPVNIDDDCTGLAVSAVDFLNTGLTQFGELRPTKSLEKPKEHAGFFLPDAFTNPAHTKFAFKITAAAMLCYLLYSILSWPGIHTALITCFIVSLGTAAESVEKLTLRILGCLVGAGLGLLVMIKVIPLVTNIGSLAVIVFVGAFLGAWIAAGDKHISYAGFQIAFAYFLCVIQGPSPSFNMVVARDRVIGILLGNIVSYFMATRIWPVSVGPRIDNALHKARHNLENMMEAIDRWSRRRLAAETHSILDAIKSDIHLAAYEPASIRPGSTWLDAQQHAAEAARRLEPVLLGIAELAPEQERSRLRGLLNWCAETEPYTNPNNRTEVKSLVPLENLVRVRISAFEQALSNLKQAGQDE; encoded by the coding sequence ATGGCCACGCGTGCCGATAGTGGAATTCGATGGGCGTCCGTATGGCAGCTCATTGCAGACCCTGCTCCTGGGCGGTTAGCATTCGCCGCGCGCCTCGCGTTGATTTGCACGCTCGTGGCTATTTTTGCAGAGACCTACACAACCCCTGAGATCGCGCTCACTGTCTATCTCGTGTTTTTTTTGAATAAGCCGGACCGCATGTCTAGCATGGCGCTGACCATCGCAATAACAGTACTCATAACTCTTCTCGTGGGACTTCTGCTGCTTCTCGCGGAACCTGTCTGGGCCAGTTCTGCCGTGCGAGTTTTAACGATGGCATCAATCTCGTTCGCCATGCTTTTTTTTGCTTCCGCAAGCAAGTTAAAGCCGTTGGCATCCACCATAGCGCTCGTTCTCGCGTATGCACTGGATGTATTAGGCTCAGTGCCGGTCGGGGAATTGGGGACACGCGGTCTGCTTTACGCATGGCTCTTCGTCGGAATTCCCGCACTCATCTCAGTCGTCGTAAACCTGCTCATTGCGCCATCTCCGCGCAGCATTGCACAGAAGGAAATCGCAGAGCGGCTTCGCTTCGCCGCAAAACTTTTAATTGAAAGTGATGATGTTGCGATTAGCAGGCCAGCGCGTTACGCACCGATAGAGGACGCTGAAACGCAGGCTCACCTCAAGCTGGCCGGTCTTGAAAAGACAAGCAGCGATGAGGATATTGCCGCTTTGAAAGGCGCCTCCGATTGTGTCGTCATCGTGCTCTCCGCAGTACAGCTCATGCTGGACGAGCCTCAGGCAATGCCTCCCGAAAACCTCAAGCGGGCGATTGAATTCCGGCTACTGGAAGTGGCCTCTATCTTCGCCGCCGGCGGCTATGCAGCCAAGGTCGATCCGGTAAACATCGATGATGATTGCACCGGCCTCGCCGTTTCAGCAGTGGACTTTCTCAACACGGGGCTTACACAGTTCGGCGAGTTGAGGCCGACCAAGAGTTTGGAGAAACCGAAAGAGCACGCAGGGTTCTTCCTGCCCGATGCATTCACGAATCCGGCGCATACGAAGTTTGCGTTCAAGATCACGGCCGCAGCGATGCTGTGCTACCTTCTCTATTCCATCCTTAGCTGGCCCGGCATCCATACGGCGCTGATCACATGCTTTATCGTCTCGCTTGGAACAGCCGCGGAGAGTGTAGAGAAGTTGACCCTACGTATTCTTGGATGCCTGGTCGGTGCCGGGCTGGGGCTACTGGTCATGATCAAGGTGATTCCTTTGGTGACGAACATCGGAAGCCTGGCAGTGATTGTTTTTGTTGGCGCGTTTCTCGGAGCGTGGATCGCGGCCGGCGACAAGCACATTTCCTATGCTGGATTTCAGATCGCATTTGCATATTTTCTTTGTGTAATCCAAGGCCCGTCGCCTTCGTTCAACATGGTGGTTGCCCGTGACCGCGTGATCGGTATTCTTCTGGGAAATATAGTTTCGTATTTCATGGCAACACGGATTTGGCCGGTCAGTGTTGGTCCGCGTATTGACAATGCTCTTCACAAAGCCAGGCACAACCTTGAGAATATGATGGAGGCAATCGATAGATGGTCGCGGCGGCGTCTCGCGGCTGAGACACATTCGATATTGGACGCGATCAAGAGCGATATCCATCTGGCTGCTTACGAGCCCGCATCCATTCGGCCCGGAAGCACCTGGCTCGACGCGCAACAACATGCGGCAGAAGCAGCTCGAAGGTTGGAGCCAGTACTCCTCGGTATTGCAGAGCTGGCTCCCGAACAGGAAAGGAGCCGCCTTCGCGGTCTCCTGAACTGGTGTGCTGAAACCGAGCCCTACACTAATCCGAACAACCGCACTGAAGTTAAATCCCTCGTACCTTTGGAAAATCTGGTGCGCGTTCGAATCAGCGCATTCGAGCAGGCCTTGTCGAATCTCAAACAGGCGGGACAAGATGAATAA
- a CDS encoding nucleotidyltransferase family protein encodes MQGQRMKPAKTSHTTKEIMLPSFSDQRPPHGTGIHLVPYTPVVPQRVEQLGDTQALIETSAMNANTSPIIPNRQQSIREAVLLIFCDPLPAQCSRLQNLSDREWRKLLTWLDISGLALYLLDRVTELDMCALLPPRVLARLQRNLSENTKRTHGMIAESVGIQQDFQRANLSYATLKGFSLYPYSVPKPEMRHQFDMDFLVAEKSISEARQILERRGYRLSAISGRSWEFKKNEIPGIPLKDLYKNLSSWSLELHVETNTPGHASLLDRIEKRDFYGIDMPVLSPVDLFLGQGLHAYKHICSEFSRTAHLVEFRRHVLIRQDDDAFWEELRSTARDNPRAYIGLGVVTLLITHIMGDFAPKGLTSWTVERLPESARLWVEMYGRRVVLGSFPGSKLYLLLQRDLESAGVPAKRSLRQSLLPSRLPPAVIQASTNEPLSVQIRRYRIQLNHIFSRLRFHIMEGLRFPWESYRWRQHMNRITQ; translated from the coding sequence ATGCAGGGACAGAGGATGAAGCCCGCGAAGACATCTCACACAACCAAGGAAATTATGTTGCCATCCTTCTCCGATCAAAGGCCTCCGCATGGAACAGGTATTCACCTTGTACCTTATACCCCTGTTGTGCCTCAGCGGGTTGAACAGCTCGGAGATACACAGGCACTTATCGAGACGTCCGCAATGAATGCGAATACATCTCCAATAATTCCAAACAGGCAGCAATCGATTCGCGAGGCTGTTCTGTTGATCTTTTGCGATCCTCTGCCTGCACAATGTTCTCGACTGCAAAACCTCTCTGATAGGGAGTGGCGAAAATTACTGACTTGGCTGGATATCAGTGGCCTCGCATTGTACTTACTCGATCGAGTAACAGAGTTAGACATGTGCGCGCTCTTGCCGCCTCGTGTCCTTGCACGTCTGCAACGGAATCTATCCGAAAATACTAAGCGAACGCACGGCATGATTGCAGAGTCGGTCGGAATTCAGCAGGATTTTCAACGAGCTAATCTCTCTTACGCAACGCTGAAAGGTTTCTCTCTATACCCATATTCCGTGCCTAAGCCAGAGATGAGACACCAGTTTGATATGGACTTTCTCGTAGCAGAGAAAAGCATTTCCGAGGCCCGGCAGATTCTTGAACGCAGAGGTTATCGCCTGTCTGCGATCAGTGGCAGAAGCTGGGAGTTCAAGAAAAACGAGATACCTGGCATTCCGCTGAAAGACTTATATAAGAACCTGTCATCCTGGTCTCTGGAGTTACATGTCGAGACCAATACTCCGGGCCATGCCTCCCTGTTGGACCGCATTGAGAAGCGCGATTTCTATGGCATCGACATGCCAGTGCTTTCGCCTGTCGATTTGTTTCTAGGTCAGGGATTGCACGCATACAAGCACATATGCAGCGAGTTCTCACGCACAGCACATCTTGTCGAATTTCGACGCCATGTACTTATTCGTCAGGACGATGATGCTTTCTGGGAAGAGCTTCGATCGACAGCCAGAGATAATCCGCGCGCATACATTGGACTTGGCGTAGTCACCTTGCTGATTACGCATATCATGGGCGATTTCGCTCCAAAAGGACTTACTAGCTGGACCGTCGAACGCCTTCCTGAGTCTGCGCGGCTTTGGGTCGAGATGTATGGCCGGCGCGTTGTGCTCGGAAGCTTTCCGGGTAGCAAGCTCTACCTGTTGCTGCAAAGAGACCTTGAGTCCGCAGGTGTTCCGGCGAAGCGTTCGCTACGACAATCCCTGTTGCCTTCGCGTCTGCCTCCGGCTGTGATACAGGCATCCACGAACGAGCCGTTATCGGTACAGATACGTCGTTATCGTATTCAACTCAACCATATTTTCTCCCGCTTGCGCTTTCACATCATGGAAGGATTGCGCTTCCCGTGGGAGTCATACCGCTGGCGCCAACACATGAACAGGATTACACAATGA
- a CDS encoding PAS domain-containing sensor histidine kinase → MTVPEQWTGDECRDVMSAIPVYVWSALPDGTVDFVNPQWQQYTGLPASAAFGWKWESVIHAEDVDRYTSAWRSSLDSLHPLEQEIRVLSKNGVYRWWLIRCTPAYGSSGQLQRWYGAGFDIDDRKRVQEELQRNDEIVHDRIEQELRDTIDAIPVLCGTLSSDGNVDFFNRRTLEYYGLSSEQMIGFNWKNVVHPDDLPRLVAAQQESFPAGRSLDIETRCRRADGVYRWVIHRIVPRYDERGEIVKWYGITFDIEDRKRAEEAVLEQRVFERTRIARDLHDTLLQNFQATLLMLGAAKNLLDGGPVKEALEQALVKADRAIAEGRDAIQGLRLGAEEPGDLITVLTTLGKGLAAGLETVGGPAFHVEVSGIPARLHPSVIHEVVSIGSEALRNAFRHARAKHIWLHFLYEAAEFRLAVVDDGIGIDPTILVKGRGEGHFGLAGMRERAKIVSGEFAPWSELEVGTRIELKIQAPHAYDVS, encoded by the coding sequence ATGACAGTGCCAGAGCAGTGGACAGGTGACGAGTGCCGCGATGTCATGAGCGCGATCCCCGTATACGTGTGGTCAGCGCTGCCCGACGGTACGGTTGATTTTGTCAATCCTCAATGGCAGCAGTATACGGGCCTTCCTGCGAGCGCGGCTTTTGGCTGGAAGTGGGAATCGGTGATTCATGCTGAGGATGTGGATCGCTACACTTCGGCCTGGAGGTCATCGCTTGATAGCCTTCACCCTTTAGAACAAGAGATACGCGTACTCAGCAAAAATGGGGTTTATCGATGGTGGCTCATTCGATGTACTCCTGCATATGGCAGTTCAGGCCAACTCCAGAGATGGTATGGCGCGGGTTTCGATATCGATGACCGAAAACGAGTACAGGAAGAGCTGCAACGCAACGATGAAATCGTCCATGATCGTATCGAGCAAGAACTTCGCGACACGATCGATGCGATTCCAGTGCTTTGCGGAACGCTGTCGTCCGATGGAAATGTCGACTTCTTCAACCGGCGTACGCTTGAATACTATGGTCTGTCTTCTGAGCAAATGATTGGTTTCAACTGGAAGAATGTGGTCCATCCAGATGATCTGCCCAGGCTTGTCGCGGCCCAGCAGGAATCTTTTCCTGCCGGACGGTCGCTTGATATCGAGACGCGATGCAGACGGGCTGACGGGGTATATCGCTGGGTGATCCATCGCATCGTGCCGAGGTATGACGAACGTGGGGAGATCGTCAAATGGTACGGCATAACCTTCGATATTGAAGATCGTAAGCGTGCTGAGGAAGCAGTGCTGGAGCAGCGTGTCTTCGAGCGCACCCGGATAGCACGCGATCTTCACGACACCCTGTTGCAGAACTTTCAAGCGACGCTGCTCATGTTAGGTGCCGCGAAGAATCTTCTCGATGGAGGGCCGGTTAAAGAAGCGCTCGAACAAGCCCTTGTTAAGGCTGACCGTGCTATTGCTGAGGGCAGAGATGCAATCCAGGGCCTGCGTCTGGGTGCGGAGGAGCCTGGAGATCTCATCACGGTGCTGACTACGCTGGGCAAAGGCCTGGCCGCCGGGCTTGAGACTGTGGGTGGGCCTGCGTTTCATGTGGAAGTTTCAGGCATTCCTGCCCGCTTGCATCCATCCGTTATTCACGAAGTCGTCAGTATCGGTAGCGAAGCTCTCCGAAATGCTTTCCGTCACGCTCGTGCAAAGCATATATGGCTGCACTTCCTATACGAGGCGGCGGAATTTCGCCTTGCTGTCGTTGATGACGGTATAGGCATCGATCCCACCATTCTGGTTAAGGGACGAGGCGAAGGCCACTTTGGATTGGCTGGTATGCGCGAGCGCGCAAAGATCGTCAGCGGTGAATTCGCTCCCTGGAGTGAACTTGAGGTTGGGACTAGGATCGAGCTGAAGATCCAGGCGCCACACGCGTATGATGTTTCGTAA
- a CDS encoding class I SAM-dependent methyltransferase, which translates to MMPNLRPAALAFDAIAPNFDSRFGAWHSVTAQRGAVRHALLQEFPAGGHILELGGGTGEDASFLAERGFDVLLTDPSPTMVELAKAKLSPLSAQAEIATGEEMEDFATAHLSSGGTMFDGAFSNFAPLNCVTDLGPVARGLARLLKPGAPAMLVLFGTFCPGEMVVEVLRGRPHLALRRCSSGEVHARLAKREFSVVYHRRAAMQRAFAPWFVLEKRIGIGVTVPPSAAEPWISGHPHLLAAMERIDRSLARPLAMLGDHILYQFRRTNAQ; encoded by the coding sequence ATGATGCCTAATTTGCGGCCTGCCGCTCTTGCCTTCGACGCGATCGCACCTAACTTCGACTCTCGCTTTGGTGCGTGGCACAGTGTAACAGCACAGCGCGGTGCAGTTCGCCATGCTCTGTTGCAGGAGTTTCCAGCAGGAGGACACATTCTGGAGTTGGGCGGCGGTACCGGCGAGGATGCAAGCTTTCTCGCTGAACGCGGATTCGATGTACTGCTGACCGACCCCTCACCCACCATGGTGGAGTTGGCGAAAGCCAAGCTTTCGCCACTCAGTGCGCAAGCTGAAATTGCCACCGGGGAAGAGATGGAAGACTTTGCTACCGCGCATCTTTCATCCGGCGGAACGATGTTCGATGGTGCCTTCTCCAATTTTGCGCCACTCAACTGTGTCACCGATCTGGGGCCTGTGGCGCGAGGTTTAGCGCGATTGCTCAAGCCAGGTGCACCCGCAATGCTGGTGTTGTTTGGCACCTTTTGCCCAGGCGAGATGGTAGTGGAAGTCTTGCGCGGCAGGCCTCATCTGGCCCTGCGGAGATGCTCAAGCGGCGAAGTACACGCTCGGCTTGCCAAGCGCGAATTCAGCGTCGTTTATCACCGTCGTGCTGCGATGCAACGCGCCTTCGCCCCATGGTTTGTATTGGAGAAGCGCATTGGCATTGGCGTGACAGTGCCACCCAGCGCCGCCGAGCCGTGGATTTCGGGGCATCCCCACCTGCTTGCAGCAATGGAGAGGATCGACCGCAGTCTTGCGCGTCCCCTGGCGATGCTTGGCGACCATATTCTCTATCAATTCCGTCGCACCAATGCGCAATAA
- a CDS encoding phytanoyl-CoA dioxygenase family protein: protein MKPFREIRACDLTSSALKEEIDARGYLLIRGLLPHDALGSVLSETTQILSNAGWLLPEHDPLERIANMSAACGDPDPSFKRTYQEIFNLESFHSIAHHPALKQAMSMLVGEQLLVHPKPIGRLIFPNCERLVVHAHQDYRFMDGDVECFTAWIPFHDCPINQGPLKILEGSHRFGFQAHDQAYIPAIPDGAAQGEEWAGGEINAGDVLIFHSLTVHAASPNLSNQLRLSLDCRFQNYERVLNPANLAFGGESGKSWETTYSQWHSDDLKYYWKQMPLALKPSKAEIEELAKTAESPSKRARYARIFSQI from the coding sequence GTGAAGCCATTTCGCGAAATTCGAGCGTGTGATCTGACATCGAGCGCCCTAAAAGAAGAGATTGACGCACGAGGGTATCTACTGATTCGAGGGTTGCTGCCACATGACGCTCTTGGCTCGGTGCTTAGTGAGACAACGCAGATACTGAGCAACGCGGGCTGGTTGCTGCCCGAGCATGACCCGCTGGAGCGCATCGCCAATATGAGCGCGGCCTGCGGCGATCCCGATCCGTCATTCAAACGCACCTACCAGGAGATTTTCAACCTGGAATCGTTTCATTCCATTGCGCACCATCCTGCTCTGAAACAAGCCATGAGCATGCTTGTTGGCGAGCAGCTCCTGGTTCACCCTAAACCCATTGGGCGTTTGATCTTTCCAAATTGCGAGCGCCTGGTGGTCCACGCACACCAGGACTATCGGTTCATGGATGGGGATGTCGAATGTTTTACCGCGTGGATTCCGTTCCATGATTGCCCAATTAATCAGGGGCCTCTAAAAATTTTGGAAGGCTCTCACCGTTTCGGCTTTCAGGCTCACGACCAGGCATACATTCCTGCGATTCCCGATGGAGCAGCGCAGGGAGAAGAGTGGGCCGGCGGCGAAATCAATGCGGGCGACGTGCTCATCTTTCACAGTCTGACAGTGCATGCGGCTTCTCCGAACCTATCGAACCAGCTTCGCCTCTCGCTCGATTGTAGATTTCAAAATTACGAGCGAGTTCTAAATCCTGCCAACCTGGCGTTTGGCGGAGAGTCTGGAAAGTCATGGGAAACAACGTACTCCCAATGGCATTCGGATGATTTGAAGTACTACTGGAAGCAAATGCCCCTGGCACTCAAGCCGTCCAAAGCCGAGATAGAAGAGCTTGCAAAGACAGCAGAATCTCCATCCAAGCGGGCGAGGTATGCCAGAATTTTTAGCCAGATTTAA
- a CDS encoding response regulator transcription factor, with translation MTPKRITVMCVDDHPLMRDGIAFALQQESDIELVAQAENGTKAVKAFRQHLPDVTLMDLQMPEMDGIEAMSQILAEFPKARIVVLTTYSGDIHASRALRLGAMGYLLKGLLRTDLVKTIRAVHSGVRCVPSEVAQEIATHLAVGHLSERELQVLRLVADGNSNKVIADLLRITEDTIKGHMRNVMQKLQANDRTHAVTIATKRGYLNG, from the coding sequence ATGACACCGAAACGGATTACCGTGATGTGCGTAGATGACCATCCCCTCATGCGGGACGGTATCGCTTTTGCCCTACAGCAGGAATCTGACATCGAGCTTGTGGCGCAAGCTGAAAACGGTACGAAAGCTGTTAAAGCATTTCGGCAGCACCTTCCGGATGTTACGCTCATGGATCTACAGATGCCTGAGATGGATGGCATTGAAGCTATGTCGCAGATCCTCGCAGAGTTTCCAAAGGCTCGCATTGTTGTGCTGACTACATATTCCGGAGACATCCATGCAAGCAGGGCGCTCAGGCTGGGGGCGATGGGATATCTACTTAAAGGTCTCCTTCGTACAGACTTGGTTAAGACAATTCGGGCCGTGCACTCTGGAGTTCGCTGCGTTCCATCGGAGGTCGCCCAGGAAATTGCCACTCATCTTGCGGTCGGGCATCTTTCAGAAAGAGAGCTTCAAGTGCTCCGTCTGGTTGCGGATGGAAACTCCAACAAGGTGATAGCAGACCTGCTGCGGATTACAGAAGATACCATCAAGGGCCACATGCGAAATGTGATGCAAAAGCTGCAGGCAAATGATCGCACCCATGCGGTGACGATAGCGACAAAGCGCGGTTATCTGAATGGCTGA
- a CDS encoding B12-binding domain-containing radical SAM protein, with protein sequence MAQVLLTHSYHLPYDSKQLSKMQPYTPIGTLYAATALRDNGISVAAFDSMLEEPSAKFTAMLQEHQPRIVAVYEDDFNFLSKMCLTRMREVAWEMAKAARAMGSITVVHGSDSTDNPALFLENGFDFVLCGEAEETLVQLCASILNAEEMPELEGLVRLDEQGRLVESPHRLAKNAAWMELSLPSRDLIDLEPYRAAWMKSHGYFSTNMVASRGCPYKCNWCAKPISGNKFHLRPAAVVAEEMKLLKVSAGVQHIWFGDDVFALNHHWVQEFAEEVTKRDAAIPFKIQSRADLMSVSTVQNLKTAGCAEVWMGVESGAQVVLNTMDKGLSLPSVIAARSRLKEAGVRACYFLQFGYPGETWTELQETIAFVRETRPDDIGISFSYPLPGTVFYERVRTQLGQKRNWTDSGDLCIMFRAAYTTDFYRAVRNALHAEVDSWSELEISSETKAHIESLWNNVYALEPVSRDAEAFEIPDKVDGFTSSAFVSIEQLAPASEA encoded by the coding sequence TTGGCACAGGTTTTACTGACACATTCGTATCATCTTCCGTATGACTCCAAGCAACTGAGCAAGATGCAGCCGTACACGCCCATCGGTACTCTCTATGCAGCTACTGCTCTGCGGGACAATGGCATCTCTGTTGCAGCGTTCGATTCGATGCTGGAGGAACCGTCTGCAAAGTTTACTGCAATGCTGCAAGAGCATCAGCCCAGGATCGTTGCTGTCTATGAAGATGACTTCAACTTTCTTTCGAAGATGTGTCTCACGCGCATGAGAGAAGTAGCGTGGGAGATGGCGAAAGCCGCTCGCGCCATGGGCAGCATCACTGTTGTACATGGTTCCGACTCCACGGACAATCCAGCCCTGTTCCTTGAGAACGGCTTTGACTTTGTCCTCTGTGGAGAAGCAGAAGAGACCCTGGTACAGTTATGCGCATCCATACTGAACGCAGAGGAAATGCCCGAACTCGAAGGCCTCGTAAGACTCGATGAACAAGGCCGACTCGTTGAGAGTCCACACAGGCTTGCGAAGAACGCAGCATGGATGGAGCTTTCTTTACCATCGCGCGATCTAATTGATTTGGAGCCATATCGCGCAGCATGGATGAAGTCTCATGGATATTTTTCTACCAATATGGTTGCCAGCCGCGGGTGCCCTTACAAGTGCAACTGGTGTGCAAAACCGATCTCCGGAAATAAGTTTCATTTGCGGCCGGCTGCCGTAGTCGCCGAGGAAATGAAGTTACTGAAGGTAAGCGCGGGAGTCCAGCATATCTGGTTTGGCGACGATGTCTTCGCATTGAATCATCACTGGGTTCAGGAGTTTGCTGAAGAAGTTACAAAGCGAGATGCGGCGATCCCTTTTAAGATCCAGTCCCGCGCTGATCTGATGAGTGTGTCCACCGTTCAGAACCTCAAGACTGCGGGATGCGCTGAAGTATGGATGGGTGTCGAATCCGGAGCGCAGGTTGTGCTCAACACGATGGACAAAGGGCTCAGTCTTCCCTCCGTCATTGCTGCACGCAGCCGCTTAAAGGAAGCTGGAGTTCGCGCCTGCTACTTCCTACAATTTGGCTATCCTGGAGAAACCTGGACGGAGTTGCAGGAGACCATAGCCTTCGTTCGCGAGACGCGTCCTGACGATATTGGAATCTCATTCTCATATCCGCTCCCGGGTACGGTGTTTTATGAGCGTGTGAGAACGCAACTCGGACAAAAGCGTAACTGGACAGACAGCGGTGATCTTTGCATCATGTTCCGGGCGGCCTATACAACTGATTTTTACCGGGCGGTGCGCAATGCTTTGCATGCAGAGGTCGACTCCTGGAGTGAGTTGGAGATATCGAGTGAAACCAAGGCTCACATCGAGAGCCTGTGGAACAACGTCTATGCACTGGAGCCTGTGAGCCGGGATGCAGAGGCCTTTGAGATCCCGGACAAAGTCGATGGTTTTACCTCGTCTGCTTTCGTCTCGATTGAGCAATTAGCTCCAGCTAGCGAGGCATAA
- the mdtN gene encoding multidrug transporter subunit MdtN yields the protein MTEARGIRKRKPLGAVIALILVILAAFFWGRTLLTSKPSTDDASIDGEVVHVAPLVGGRIIELAVHENQLVHKGDLLFRIDPVPYQINVTTAEANLDVARASVGSKKRFVATQRWNADIATEQIGRAKDNLALSQRTQERLGPLAAKGYIPQQQFDQAKVATQDATTSLAQTEKQQRAAESSVDTADAVVASVRAAAAELANARRALSDTEVRAPHDGRIVGLTISTGEVVAPSQALFTLINTEEWFASANFRETDLNRIEPGACVTVYSMIDRSVPIKGVVESVGYGVLDTDKIDVPRAAPYIQPSLNWVRVAQRFPVRIRLESPPERLVRLGASAVVEVAHGHACR from the coding sequence ATGACGGAAGCTCGTGGAATTCGTAAGCGCAAACCTCTGGGCGCGGTGATTGCTCTCATTCTTGTTATCCTCGCCGCGTTTTTCTGGGGTCGAACATTATTAACGTCGAAGCCCAGCACCGATGATGCAAGCATCGACGGCGAGGTCGTGCACGTTGCGCCGTTGGTCGGTGGGCGAATCATTGAATTAGCTGTTCACGAAAATCAACTCGTACACAAAGGCGATCTGTTGTTCCGGATCGATCCGGTTCCATATCAAATCAATGTAACGACGGCAGAGGCTAATCTCGATGTCGCGCGCGCGAGCGTAGGTTCTAAAAAACGTTTTGTCGCTACGCAGCGTTGGAATGCGGATATTGCAACGGAACAAATTGGTCGAGCCAAAGATAACCTGGCTCTTTCGCAAAGAACGCAAGAGCGCCTCGGACCGTTGGCTGCCAAAGGATATATTCCACAGCAACAGTTCGATCAGGCAAAGGTTGCGACGCAGGATGCGACAACCTCACTCGCTCAAACGGAAAAGCAACAACGTGCCGCTGAAAGCTCGGTGGATACTGCCGACGCTGTGGTTGCGAGCGTAAGGGCCGCAGCCGCTGAGCTTGCCAATGCACGCCGTGCCTTGTCAGACACGGAAGTGCGAGCCCCGCATGATGGGCGCATTGTCGGCTTGACTATATCGACGGGCGAAGTCGTTGCTCCATCGCAGGCGCTCTTTACCCTCATCAATACTGAAGAGTGGTTCGCTTCGGCAAACTTCCGAGAGACCGATCTCAATCGAATCGAGCCTGGGGCCTGCGTGACCGTCTACTCGATGATCGATCGCAGCGTGCCGATAAAGGGCGTTGTGGAGAGTGTTGGATACGGGGTGCTCGACACGGACAAGATTGACGTGCCCAGAGCCGCTCCTTATATACAACCTTCGCTCAATTGGGTCAGGGTGGCACAGCGGTTTCCGGTGCGCATTCGCCTGGAGAGCCCACCCGAACGTCTGGTCAGGCTGGGCGCCAGCGCCGTTGTGGAGGTTGCACATGGCCACGCGTGCCGATAG